From Carya illinoinensis cultivar Pawnee chromosome 5, C.illinoinensisPawnee_v1, whole genome shotgun sequence, one genomic window encodes:
- the LOC122311027 gene encoding TATA box-binding protein-associated factor RNA polymerase I subunit B: MSDPQNWACHACGNVGLDDGSDGFFYCVRCGARADDIIDTGVADEDFIDKGGDAGGAIYLASYSRRRNRSAIKAEPISQSQSLYDTTNTLSFWSTLNQAGEATPNPQHPVKKEDYDDGVGPSRPEDFGNSSGKGVGPSFEDYYNEIRIRYVMGVQLMIQFQCEALVREFKVSPLICGIAGTLWMRFVASTGVFDDDWADHTIQDSETQPPEEPEDYKPRAKYSAEPHNMYGQRAVMIWYRSLRKKIPLYCSLAVSFLACHIAREAILPTDVVKWSLEGRLPFFAAFVQIEKRIGRPSSACPVNSNVMFRPSQALPFQKLESMAASIAQSIGLNLPPVNFYAIASRYLQKLCLPIEKILPHACRIQEWSMSPDLWLSTNELRLPTRVCVMSILIVAIRILYNIHGFGEWEKSLSSNDGSSPRSSPIEKLDTTVDWDIGDDARKVSGSPFQNVDDSTPTFNRNLPKVQMSELDTAELLRKLEARYNEISDTYEYSKDLPTYLQYCKDVVFAGLEPSFENHEEEKLIEEFWDFYQNEKDSEPSEDFKEGQNIALNQKSSRDEEWFSHMSKDNKNMRDEAYVGATSSDDGTYCVDGSHQGLDGHDISPQSEGGDQNSERKDQGLAETPKSEAIKRLKLDMEENRFCYIPPRVNVKRFDYLHYVRKKDEGAFTYVAHADYYILLRACARVAQVDIRIMHIGVLSLERRLAWLENRIDHCLHLTPPNISCEFCSDVASEHAADDPIGFSNLNI; the protein is encoded by the exons ATGTCGGACCCTCAGAACTGGGCTTGCCACGCCTGCGGCAACGTGGGCCTAGACGACGGCTCCGACGGCTTCTTCTACTGCGTTCGCTGCGGTGCCCGAGCCGACGACATCATCGACACCGGGGTCGCCGACGAGGACTTCATCGACAAGGGCGGCGATGCTGGTGGCGCAATCTACTTAGCCAGCTATAGTCGGCGCCGCAATCGTTCCGCCATCAAGGCTGAGCCGATCTCCCAGTCCCAGTCCCTCTACGATACCACAAACACCCTTTCATTCTGGAGCACCCTAAACCAAGCTGGCGAAGCCACCCCTAACCCACAGCACCCAGTCAAGAAAGAGGACTACGACGACGGGGTCGGGCCCTCGAGACCCGAGGATTTTGGGAATTCTTCGGGGAAGGGTGTTGGTCCGAGCTTTGAGGATTATTACAACGAGATAAGGATCAGGTACGTGATGGGCGTGCAGCTAATGATTCAGTTCCAGTGTGAGGCGTTGGTAAGGGAATTCAAGGTGAGCCCCTTGATTTGTGGGATTGCTGGGACCCTCTGGATGAGGTTCGTGGCTAGCACTGGGGTCTTTGACGACGACTGGGCCGACCACACCATTCAGGACTCTGAAACGCAGCCACCAG AAGAACCAGAAGATTACAAGCCGCGTGCCAAATACAGTGCAGAACCTCATAATATGTATGGTCAGCGAGCGGTAATGATCTGGTATAGATCCTTGAGGAAGAAGATTCCATTATACTGTTCTTTAGCTGTTTCGTTTCTGGCTTGTCATATTGCCAGGGAAGCAATCCTGCCGACAGACGTGGTGAAGTGGTCGCTTGAAGGGAGGCTTCCTTTTTTCGCTGCCTTTGTTCAAATTGAAAAACGCATTGGACGGCCATCAAGCGCCTGCCCAGTAAATTCAAATGTTATGTTTAGACCTTCTCAAGCTCTTCCATTTCAGAAGTTGGAATCGATGGCAGCATCAATTGCTCAGTCCATAGGCTTGAATTTACCTCCAGTCAACTTTTATGCAATAGCTTCCCGCTATCTCCAGAAGTTATGTCTTCCAATAGAAAAGATCCTCCCTCATGCATGCCGCATACAAGAGTGGTCAATGTCTCCGGATTTATGGTTATCAACAAACGAGTTGAGGCTTCCCACTCGTGTTTGTGTGATGTCAATACTGATTGTTGCAATACGAATTCTATATAACATACACGGTTTTGGAGAATGGGAAAAGAGTTTGTCTAGTAACGATGGTTCCTCCCCCAGATCCAGCCCGATAGAAAAATTGGACACAACAGTTGATTGGGATATCGGGGATGATGCTAGAAAGGTATCTGGCTCTCCATTTCAAAATGTGGATGATTCGACTCCAACTTTTAATAGAAACTTGCCAAAAGTTCAGATGTCTGAGTTGGATACTGCAGAGCTTCTGCGCAAGCTTGAAGCAAGATATAATGAGATCTCTGACACCTATG AGTATTCCAAGGACTTACCAACCTATCTCCAGTACTGTAAAGATGTGGTCTTTGCTGGATTAGAACCTTCATTTGAGAATCATGAGGAAGAGAAGCTAATTGAAGAATTTTGGGATTTTTATCAGAATGAGAAG GATTCTGAACCGTCAGAAGATTTCAAAGAGGGACAAAATATTGCTCTTAACCAAAAGAGTTCAAGGGATGAAGAATGGTTTAGCCATATGTCTAAAGATAACAAGAACATGAGAGATGAAGCATATGTTGGCGCCACATCCTCGGATGATGGAACTTACTGCGTGGATGGCTCGCATCAGGGCTTGGATGGTCATGATATTTCTCCTCAGAGTGAAGGGGGTGATCAAAACTCGGAACGCAAGGATCAAGGCTTAGCTGAAACACCGAAAAGTGAAGCCATCAAACGtctgaaattagacatggaGGAGAATAGGTTCTGTTACATTCCACCAAGGGTCAATGTGAAAAGATTTGATTACCTTCACTATGTGAGGAAGAAGGACGAGGGAGCCTTTACTTACGTCGCCCATGCGGATTATTACATACTGCTTCGTGCTTGTGCAAGGGTTGCGCAAGTTGACATTCGGATTATGCACATTGGGGTTTTGAGTCTTGAAAGGAGACTGGCTTGGTTGGAAAATAGAATCGACCATTGCTTGCACTTGACGCCACCTAATATTTCTTGCGAGTTCTGTAGTGATGTTGCATCAGAACATGCTGCTGATGATCCCATTGGCTTTTCAAACTTGAATATTTGA